A genome region from Gigantopelta aegis isolate Gae_Host chromosome 3, Gae_host_genome, whole genome shotgun sequence includes the following:
- the LOC121368859 gene encoding atrial natriuretic peptide receptor 3-like, with protein MISWLLCILLLNFLCGSTGYPPHRPISIATLVPADERRLFSIKRVSPAIAIAIDKVTAKDGILPYSIINVKYRDSQCSIADAMNEAINYYVKKEADVLFGPCCDYAAAPIARQTRYWNLPMVTPGAMARDFAIRKKNMFPLLTRMGANFDSLVDFLVSMLNHFGWSKVNIVYHPDGQSYVVERFCHVATDGIHYGMRARKGLHNFTQDYFKFDYDSEIVEQMKEELGREFAGVREQFCDESMPKITNTHILHLT; from the coding sequence atgATTTCTTGGCTGTTGTGTATTCTTCTTCTTAACTTCTTGTGTGGATCTACTGGTTACCCACCTCATCGTCCCATCTCTATTGCGACCCTCGTACCAGCAGACGAGCGCCGCTTGTTCTCCATCAAAAGGGTGTCTCCAGCCATCGCCATTGCGATAGACAAGGTGACTGCCAAAGACGGAATACTACCTTACAGCATCATCAACGTCAAGTACCGGGATTCGCAGTGCTCTATAGCCGATGCCATGAACGAGGCCATCAACTACTACGTCAAGAAGGAAGCTGACGTGTTGTTCGGCCCGTGTTGCGACTACGCGGCGGCCCCAATTGCCCGCCAGACTCGCTACTGGAATCTACCTATGGTGACGCCGGGCGCCATGGCAAGGGATTTTGCCATCAGAAAGAAGAACATGTTCCCACTACTTACAAGGATGGGGGCGAACTTCGATTCCCTCGTGGATTTTCTTGTTTCTATGCTGAACCACTTTGGATGGTCGAAAGTGAACATTGTGTATCACCCGGATGGACAGAGCTATGTGGTCGAACGATTCTGCCACGTGGCCACCGACGGGATCCACTATGGCATGAGGGCCCGCAAAGGCTTGCATAACTTTACCCAGGATTATTTCAAGTTTGACTACGATTCGGAAATCGTTGAACAGATGAAGGAAGAACTTGGGAGAGAATTTGCAG